The following are encoded together in the Streptomyces tendae genome:
- a CDS encoding peptidase inhibitor family I36 protein — MNHKALRLLTAAAATAVAGTSLLLSAPSATAANAPYADCPGWALCLYQDGGGAGSKVILTPPPTGSPSQMVYLIGKHFLNGQAADNQTSSWLNNSQCGIEFYDDPNGDLHPSLIDSAPSWNWGLKHDYSYGTPQAYLNDRVSSLRFYNC, encoded by the coding sequence ATGAATCACAAAGCACTTAGGCTTCTGACTGCCGCGGCCGCCACCGCGGTCGCTGGGACGTCGCTGCTCCTCTCGGCGCCGTCCGCTACGGCGGCGAACGCCCCTTACGCTGACTGCCCGGGATGGGCGCTTTGTCTCTATCAGGATGGAGGTGGAGCGGGCTCGAAGGTCATCCTCACCCCTCCTCCGACTGGCAGCCCTTCGCAGATGGTCTACCTGATAGGCAAGCACTTCCTGAACGGTCAAGCGGCCGATAACCAGACGTCGTCCTGGTTGAACAACTCCCAGTGCGGGATCGAGTTCTACGACGATCCCAATGGGGACCTGCACCCCTCGCTCATCGACTCCGCTCCGTCCTGGAACTGGGGCCTCAAGCACGACTACTCCTACGGAACCCCTCAGGCATACCTGAATGACAGGGTCTCTTCCCTCAGGTTCTACAACTGCTAG
- a CDS encoding TetR/AcrR family transcriptional regulator: MVADDGTGPTSEPLRARIVLAAAGLLESEGLDALSTRAVAARADVPPPTIFRLFGDKDGLLEAVGEYGFETYLKFKGQLSATGDPVQDLRVAWDLHIRFGLVQPAYYTLVYGQARPGRLPRAGRRAVAELQKMMTRVAAAGRLRMSVERATAVMHAAGMGTILTMISAPPETRDLETADAARDVVIAAITTPAAPHAGDGDGRHDTAAAAMALRAALHRDGASALSAAEQPLLIEWLNRLADSRPEGAAPPAG; this comes from the coding sequence ATGGTTGCTGACGACGGAACCGGGCCGACCTCCGAGCCGCTGCGGGCCCGGATCGTGCTGGCCGCTGCCGGACTGCTGGAAAGCGAGGGTCTGGACGCGTTGTCCACACGCGCCGTCGCTGCCCGCGCTGATGTGCCCCCTCCCACGATCTTCCGGCTCTTCGGCGACAAGGACGGTCTGCTCGAGGCCGTCGGCGAGTACGGCTTCGAGACGTATCTGAAGTTCAAGGGGCAGCTCTCCGCGACCGGGGATCCCGTGCAGGACTTGCGGGTGGCGTGGGATCTGCACATTCGCTTCGGGCTCGTGCAACCTGCGTACTACACGCTGGTCTACGGTCAGGCCCGCCCTGGCCGTCTGCCCCGGGCGGGCCGGCGAGCCGTGGCCGAACTGCAGAAGATGATGACCAGAGTCGCCGCTGCGGGGCGGTTGCGCATGAGTGTCGAGCGCGCGACGGCTGTCATGCACGCCGCCGGTATGGGCACGATTCTGACGATGATCAGCGCTCCACCGGAGACCAGGGACCTGGAGACCGCGGATGCCGCACGCGACGTCGTGATCGCGGCCATCACCACGCCCGCCGCCCCACACGCCGGGGACGGCGACGGGCGGCACGACACCGCCGCCGCGGCGATGGCGTTGCGCGCCGCACTCCATCGCGACGGCGCCTCCGCACTCAGCGCGGCGGAGCAACCCTTGCTGATCGAGTGGCTCAACCGGCTTGCCGACAGCCGGCCGGAGGGGGCGGCGCCGCCTGCGGGCTGA
- a CDS encoding GMC family oxidoreductase: MASHATGYDVIVVGGGTAGSVLAARLSEDEGVRVLLLEAGAAASGLPDAVATPPAWPSLVASTANWGDRTVVQDASGAPVPLPRGRGLGGSSAINAMVFARGHRSSYDSWSDHGAKNWTYDDLLPYFQRSETAVSRAPGRGTEGPLIVGPAVEPNDVLLACLAGAVEAGHRRAFDISGGLEEGFAPVDLNIVDGRRQSAADAYLLPALGRPNLHVVTDAVAHRLRFDGDRCTGVEYEADGRTHTARASGEVVLAAGTIGSAHLLLRSGIGPEKDLRAAQVEVFHPLPGVGRNLHDHPRANLVYSAQRQVPTPRNNHGEILGLLRSRPELDGPDVQIIFIDIPLPNPVAPVANGFTIGVSPMRPVSRGSLRITSANPYAPPVLDPNYFGEEEDVRAVLSGIATARRIAWSSALAEWGIEEVGPGLDAVHDQSIGDYAKKHFGSYCHPVGTCAMGEDEVSVVDSELRVRGLDGLRVADASVIPSIPSNNTNATVYAIAERAADLLRRR; the protein is encoded by the coding sequence ATGGCCTCTCACGCAACGGGTTACGACGTGATCGTGGTCGGTGGCGGTACGGCCGGTTCCGTGCTCGCGGCACGACTGTCGGAGGACGAGGGTGTCCGGGTCCTGCTCCTGGAGGCGGGTGCCGCCGCGTCCGGCCTGCCGGACGCAGTAGCCACTCCCCCCGCTTGGCCCTCACTCGTCGCGTCGACCGCGAACTGGGGGGACAGGACGGTGGTCCAGGACGCATCCGGCGCGCCTGTGCCCCTGCCTCGCGGCCGCGGACTGGGCGGATCCTCGGCGATCAACGCCATGGTGTTCGCCCGTGGCCATCGCTCCAGCTACGACAGCTGGAGCGACCACGGCGCGAAGAACTGGACGTACGACGACCTGCTGCCCTACTTCCAGCGCAGCGAGACCGCGGTGAGCCGCGCTCCGGGCCGCGGGACCGAGGGGCCGTTGATCGTCGGGCCCGCCGTCGAACCCAACGACGTCCTGCTGGCCTGCCTGGCGGGCGCGGTGGAGGCCGGTCACCGCAGGGCCTTCGACATCAGCGGCGGCCTGGAGGAGGGGTTTGCCCCGGTCGACCTGAACATCGTGGACGGTCGTCGGCAAAGCGCTGCCGATGCCTATCTGCTTCCCGCCCTGGGGCGGCCGAACCTGCACGTCGTCACGGACGCCGTCGCCCACCGTCTGCGGTTCGACGGTGACCGGTGCACCGGCGTCGAGTACGAGGCCGACGGCCGGACCCACACCGCCAGGGCCTCCGGGGAAGTGGTGCTCGCCGCCGGGACCATCGGTTCGGCACACCTGCTGCTGCGGTCCGGCATCGGTCCCGAGAAGGATCTGCGGGCGGCGCAGGTGGAGGTCTTCCATCCGCTGCCCGGTGTCGGCAGGAACCTGCACGACCACCCGCGGGCCAACCTCGTCTACAGCGCGCAGCGGCAGGTGCCGACGCCGCGCAACAACCATGGCGAGATCCTCGGCCTGTTGCGCAGCCGGCCCGAGCTGGACGGGCCGGACGTGCAGATCATCTTCATCGACATCCCCCTGCCCAATCCGGTTGCCCCGGTGGCCAACGGCTTCACCATCGGTGTCTCCCCCATGCGGCCGGTCAGCCGCGGCAGCCTGCGCATCACCTCCGCCAACCCGTACGCGCCCCCCGTCCTCGACCCCAACTACTTCGGCGAGGAGGAGGACGTACGGGCGGTGCTGTCCGGCATCGCGACCGCTCGCAGGATCGCCTGGTCGTCGGCGCTCGCCGAATGGGGCATCGAGGAGGTCGGCCCCGGGCTCGACGCCGTGCACGACCAGTCGATCGGCGACTACGCCAAGAAGCACTTCGGTTCCTATTGCCATCCGGTCGGCACGTGCGCCATGGGTGAGGACGAGGTGTCCGTGGTCGACTCCGAGTTGCGCGTGCGCGGACTCGACGGACTGCGCGTGGCCGACGCCTCCGTCATCCCGTCGATCCCGTCCAACAACACCAACGCCACGGTCTACGCGATCGCCGAGCGAGCGGCCGACCTGCTCCGCCGTCGGTGA
- a CDS encoding Bax inhibitor-1/YccA family protein yields MKSSNPIFARSRFTRSPDGAYTDADRLQPTGVGSTVDHTVNPYAADGRIRLVKDETADRATMTVDDVVVRTASTLGTVALTAVLSWLLLPVDEAGIGRSYGIAVAAALVAFVLSLVQAFKRSPSPALILGYAAFEGVFLGVISSATSTYIAPGVVVQAVLGTFAVSAGVLIAYRMRWIRVTRRFYGFVLASAAGFLLLTVANLLFSAFGAGDGLGFSSGGLGVVFGVVGILLGACFLALDLKQVEDAIAYGAPRDESWLAAFGLTMTLVWIYLEALRVLSILQSDN; encoded by the coding sequence GTGAAGTCCAGCAACCCGATCTTCGCCCGGAGCAGATTCACCCGCTCCCCGGACGGTGCGTACACCGACGCCGACCGGCTGCAGCCGACCGGCGTCGGCTCCACCGTCGACCACACGGTCAACCCCTACGCGGCCGACGGACGCATACGCCTGGTCAAGGACGAGACGGCCGACCGGGCCACGATGACCGTGGACGACGTCGTCGTCCGCACCGCCTCCACCCTCGGCACGGTGGCGCTGACCGCCGTACTGTCCTGGCTCCTTCTGCCCGTCGACGAAGCCGGCATCGGCCGCTCCTACGGCATCGCCGTCGCCGCCGCCCTGGTCGCCTTCGTCCTCTCACTCGTCCAGGCGTTCAAGCGCAGCCCTTCGCCGGCGCTCATCCTCGGGTACGCCGCCTTCGAGGGCGTCTTCCTCGGCGTCATCTCGAGTGCGACGTCCACCTACATCGCACCGGGCGTGGTCGTCCAGGCCGTTCTGGGTACCTTCGCCGTTTCGGCCGGCGTGCTGATCGCCTACCGGATGCGCTGGATCCGTGTCACCCGACGGTTCTACGGGTTCGTTCTGGCCTCGGCAGCAGGCTTCCTGCTGCTGACGGTGGCGAACCTTCTCTTCTCAGCGTTCGGTGCCGGTGACGGGCTGGGCTTCAGCAGCGGTGGTCTCGGCGTGGTCTTCGGTGTCGTCGGCATCCTCCTCGGAGCGTGCTTCCTGGCCTTGGACCTCAAGCAGGTGGAGGACGCCATCGCCTACGGCGCCCCGCGCGACGAGTCGTGGCTCGCGGCCTTCGGTCTCACCATGACGCTGGTGTGGATCTACCTGGAGGCGCTGCGGGTGCTGTCGATCCTCCAGTCGGACAACTGA
- a CDS encoding CGNR zinc finger domain-containing protein, translating into MNHAFPCGTLPLDFVGTLRARRNAAPGEKLASPELLDDWFVESGMLDLPPGAGEADLAIAVELRESIYSLVSARLSGEPLPPEAVTEVNLHASGLPVTLRLGPDGVTRTGSVAQGLAALARQTIEILGGDDGALLRECSRPECTQVYLDRSRGHRREWCAMKTCGNRVKAAAYRARKQESMS; encoded by the coding sequence GTGAATCATGCCTTTCCCTGCGGGACGTTGCCCCTCGACTTCGTCGGCACGCTGCGCGCACGACGCAACGCCGCGCCGGGGGAGAAGCTGGCTTCCCCCGAGCTGCTCGACGACTGGTTCGTGGAATCCGGAATGCTCGATCTGCCGCCGGGCGCCGGCGAGGCCGACCTCGCCATCGCCGTGGAGTTGCGAGAATCGATCTACTCCCTGGTGTCCGCCCGCCTCTCGGGGGAGCCGCTGCCTCCCGAAGCGGTTACGGAGGTGAACCTCCACGCCTCCGGACTGCCCGTGACACTGCGGCTCGGACCCGACGGCGTGACGCGTACGGGTTCGGTCGCACAGGGCCTCGCCGCACTCGCCCGCCAGACGATCGAAATCCTCGGCGGTGACGACGGAGCGCTGCTGCGCGAGTGCTCCCGCCCCGAGTGCACCCAGGTCTACCTCGATCGTTCCCGCGGCCACCGGCGGGAATGGTGTGCCATGAAGACCTGTGGCAACAGGGTCAAGGCCGCCGCCTACCGGGCTCGCAAGCAGGAATCGATGAGCTGA
- a CDS encoding CU044_5270 family protein, giving the protein MNADNLPAGPALSEAEELLVASADWDLSPSRRLHHKDLLMQRIDRDNSASGAGSFAPSRRRMPRLALALPAMSLALAGALAVAHSAGDHSSVPEAGHTASAPARANAATVTLDRIAAAAMKTDVTRVKEDQFVYVQRLARENKGAFGGRVVLGATHKEEIWTAQEAGRAATTGWLRSSGKDAVMPGQLIPITSATPVSPGLWYPTYTWLASLPTDPDGLLEALYEQTTVEKGESEDEAVFRTIGDLLGSVIMPPETASALYKAVARIPGITRIPDAVDAAGRHGIGITHRDSGSATRSVLIFDKDTLAYFGSQAYFTRGAGGAGDDVLFGTDAVMRRGVVDRQGDVPARTAG; this is encoded by the coding sequence ATGAATGCCGACAACCTGCCCGCCGGACCTGCCCTGAGTGAGGCGGAGGAACTGCTGGTGGCTTCGGCCGACTGGGACCTCTCGCCGAGTCGCCGTCTTCACCACAAGGACCTTCTGATGCAGCGGATCGACCGCGACAACAGCGCTTCCGGCGCGGGGTCGTTCGCCCCTTCCCGCCGCAGGATGCCACGCCTGGCTCTGGCGTTGCCCGCCATGTCACTGGCCTTGGCCGGTGCTCTGGCCGTCGCGCACTCCGCGGGCGACCACAGCTCCGTACCGGAGGCCGGGCACACCGCTTCGGCCCCGGCCCGGGCCAACGCCGCGACCGTCACTCTCGACCGGATCGCCGCCGCGGCGATGAAGACGGACGTGACGCGGGTGAAGGAGGACCAGTTCGTGTACGTCCAGCGCCTGGCACGCGAGAACAAGGGCGCCTTCGGCGGTCGTGTGGTGCTCGGTGCAACGCACAAGGAAGAGATCTGGACGGCTCAGGAGGCCGGACGCGCGGCGACGACCGGTTGGCTCCGGTCGAGCGGGAAAGACGCCGTGATGCCTGGTCAGCTGATTCCCATCACGTCCGCGACACCTGTGAGTCCCGGCCTGTGGTATCCGACCTACACGTGGCTGGCCTCACTGCCCACCGACCCGGACGGTCTGCTGGAAGCGCTGTACGAGCAGACCACGGTGGAGAAGGGCGAATCGGAGGACGAGGCCGTCTTCAGGACGATCGGCGACCTGCTGGGCAGCGTGATCATGCCGCCCGAGACCGCTTCTGCCCTGTACAAGGCCGTCGCCCGCATCCCCGGCATCACCCGGATTCCCGACGCCGTTGACGCGGCCGGGCGTCACGGCATCGGCATCACGCACAGGGACTCCGGCTCCGCCACCCGGTCCGTGCTGATCTTCGACAAGGACACTCTCGCCTACTTCGGCTCGCAGGCGTACTTCACCCGGGGGGCCGGGGGCGCCGGGGACGACGTGCTGTTCGGCACCGACGCCGTCATGCGGCGCGGGGTCGTCGACCGGCAGGGGGACGTGCCGGCCAGGACCGCCGGCTGA
- a CDS encoding RNA polymerase sigma factor, giving the protein MRARVRAGDRAAFADLYDQNARAVYSHALRLTGNWSEAEEVMSETFLGAWRTRESLEPEGGSLTPWLLGIATHKAHNANRGLRRRLAFLARTPQPRSVADFADETAGRIDDARRLASVHDALRQLSRPDREVIALCVGAGLDYQQAAEALGIPVGTVRSRLSRARARLARYSAGPASGRRVEPCERRGEKEGEAAIAALYLQEETR; this is encoded by the coding sequence TTGCGGGCGCGAGTACGGGCGGGGGACCGTGCGGCGTTCGCGGACCTGTACGACCAGAACGCCCGCGCCGTCTACAGCCATGCCCTGCGGCTGACCGGCAACTGGTCGGAAGCCGAGGAAGTGATGTCCGAGACCTTCCTCGGTGCTTGGCGTACCCGGGAGTCGCTGGAACCGGAAGGCGGTTCCCTCACACCGTGGCTGCTCGGCATCGCGACGCACAAGGCACACAACGCCAATCGCGGTCTGCGCCGGCGGCTCGCCTTCCTCGCGCGCACCCCGCAGCCCCGGTCGGTGGCGGACTTCGCGGACGAGACGGCCGGCCGGATCGACGACGCTCGCCGTCTGGCGTCGGTCCACGACGCCCTGCGTCAGCTGAGTCGTCCGGACCGTGAGGTGATCGCCCTGTGCGTGGGTGCCGGGCTCGACTACCAGCAGGCCGCCGAGGCGCTGGGCATTCCGGTGGGCACCGTGCGGTCCCGGCTCTCCCGTGCCCGGGCGCGACTCGCCCGGTACAGCGCCGGTCCGGCGTCCGGAAGAAGGGTGGAACCGTGTGAGCGTCGCGGAGAGAAGGAAGGTGAGGCCGCGATCGCGGCCCTGTATCTGCAGGAGGAGACCCGATGA
- a CDS encoding NAD(P)H-dependent flavin oxidoreductase has translation MLRDVTGLRADLPVWAAPMAGGAGTPALVTAAARAGGLGFLAGGYKTAAGLAEQIAAVRSDTAVFGVNLFAPNPVPVAPPAYRSYARALQAEADRYHLTLAADSVTEDDDAWADKLDLLLRRPVPLVSFTFGLPHPDTVRALQDAGTLVAHTVTSPAEALSAAETGADLLIVQSPDAGGHSATLTPERPLTPIPLPDLLSDVRRTTPLPLIAAGGIATPADTSAALRAGAQAVMVGTVLLRTHESGASAPHKAALVDPAFTDTTLTRAFTGRPARGLRNHFTDTYEPLAPLGYPALHHLTAPLRRAATAAGDTDLIHLWAGTGHREAREEPAARTLTRLASQG, from the coding sequence ATGCTTCGCGACGTGACCGGCCTAAGGGCCGATCTGCCCGTCTGGGCAGCCCCCATGGCGGGCGGCGCCGGCACCCCCGCGCTCGTCACCGCCGCGGCCCGCGCCGGAGGACTCGGCTTCCTCGCCGGCGGTTACAAGACGGCGGCCGGCCTTGCCGAGCAGATCGCCGCAGTCCGGTCCGACACCGCTGTATTCGGCGTCAATCTCTTCGCCCCCAATCCCGTCCCCGTTGCTCCGCCGGCGTACCGCTCATACGCCCGTGCCCTCCAAGCGGAGGCCGACCGCTACCACCTCACCCTGGCCGCCGACTCCGTGACCGAGGACGACGACGCCTGGGCGGACAAGCTCGACCTCCTCCTGCGCCGGCCCGTCCCGCTCGTCTCGTTCACTTTCGGCCTGCCCCACCCCGACACCGTCCGGGCACTTCAGGACGCGGGCACCCTCGTCGCTCATACCGTCACCAGCCCCGCCGAGGCCCTCTCCGCGGCCGAGACCGGCGCTGACCTGCTGATCGTCCAGAGCCCGGACGCCGGCGGGCACTCCGCCACCTTGACCCCCGAGCGGCCCCTCACCCCGATCCCGCTGCCCGACCTGCTCAGCGATGTCCGGCGCACCACCCCGCTGCCTCTGATCGCCGCCGGCGGCATCGCCACCCCCGCCGACACTTCTGCCGCCCTGCGCGCCGGCGCCCAGGCCGTGATGGTGGGCACCGTCCTGCTCCGCACGCATGAGAGCGGTGCGTCCGCACCGCACAAGGCCGCCCTGGTCGACCCCGCGTTCACGGACACCACCCTGACCCGGGCTTTCACCGGCCGCCCCGCCCGCGGGCTGCGCAACCACTTCACCGACACCTACGAACCCCTGGCACCGCTCGGCTATCCCGCGCTGCACCACCTCACCGCTCCGCTGCGCAGAGCCGCCACCGCCGCGGGCGACACCGATCTGATCCATCTGTGGGCGGGCACCGGCCACCGCGAGGCGCGGGAGGAACCCGCCGCCCGGACGCTCACCCGCCTCGCCTCGCAAGGATGA
- a CDS encoding LysR family transcriptional regulator — protein sequence MTASGHASASGIELRHLRAFAAVARHRSFTRAAEDLLIGQPALSRTVAQLEAGLGIRLLDRSSRRVELTDTGAEFLLHAERTLAAFDGAVAAARRERVLRLGFSWLLPDPWAQRAIGTFERDTDARVELMRCDDPLDALHRQTVDVALARGGRPVGTAMRTLHLYDEQRVAVQARATAPGDGREDARNRPPRATAGALAWEDAAEWTLVVNTVSGTTGPWCWPNGGGPRRYVETANFDEWLESVAAGRGIGIVPEVAERRIHHPALRYLPVTGAPPSPVRLVYRQDTAAVPALVRRFLEAALDAASTCAHAGEA from the coding sequence ATGACGGCCTCCGGTCACGCGAGTGCGTCCGGCATCGAGCTGCGGCACCTGCGGGCGTTCGCCGCCGTGGCGCGTCACCGCTCGTTCACCCGGGCCGCCGAGGATCTGCTGATCGGGCAGCCCGCACTCAGCCGTACCGTGGCCCAGCTGGAGGCGGGCCTCGGGATCCGCCTGCTCGACCGCTCCTCGAGGCGCGTCGAACTCACCGATACGGGTGCCGAGTTCCTCCTCCACGCCGAACGCACCCTTGCCGCGTTCGACGGGGCGGTGGCCGCGGCGCGGCGTGAGCGCGTCCTGCGGCTCGGGTTCAGCTGGCTGCTGCCGGACCCCTGGGCGCAGCGCGCCATCGGCACCTTCGAGCGCGACACCGACGCGCGGGTCGAACTCATGCGCTGTGACGACCCGCTCGACGCCCTCCACCGCCAAACCGTGGACGTAGCCCTTGCGCGCGGAGGCAGACCGGTCGGCACCGCCATGCGCACGCTCCACCTGTACGACGAGCAGCGCGTCGCCGTCCAGGCCCGCGCCACGGCCCCGGGCGACGGACGGGAAGATGCCCGCAACCGTCCCCCGCGAGCCACGGCCGGGGCTCTGGCCTGGGAGGACGCCGCCGAGTGGACCCTGGTCGTCAACACCGTCAGCGGCACGACCGGCCCCTGGTGCTGGCCGAACGGGGGCGGGCCGCGACGGTATGTGGAGACCGCAAACTTCGACGAGTGGCTCGAATCGGTGGCCGCGGGGCGCGGCATCGGCATCGTCCCCGAAGTCGCCGAACGCCGCATCCACCACCCGGCGTTGCGCTACCTGCCGGTGACCGGCGCGCCGCCCAGCCCGGTCCGTCTCGTCTACCGGCAGGACACGGCAGCGGTGCCGGCGCTCGTGCGCCGCTTCCTCGAAGCGGCCTTGGACGCGGCCTCGACCTGCGCCCATGCAGGTGAGGCATAA
- a CDS encoding MBL fold metallo-hydrolase: protein MGSSASPLLPRHDGSAMVVGGPTTVIDLGGLRIVSDPTFDAPGSYGYLTKTEGPAVAEDRLADVDLVLVSHDNHADNLDDRGRAFALAAPLLLTTTGGAERLGHPAKGLATWHTHTLQRPDGGELTVTAVPAVHGPEDGERDVDGNVNCQVIGFVLSGDDVPTVYISGDNASLGTVAEIARRIAGIDVAVLHAGAARVRGKFRERPVSLDSVRAAAAAAVLGAPVTIAAHYTGWAHFTEGRESIERAFDDAGLAFTLAIADLGTWLPLRP, encoded by the coding sequence ATGGGATCGTCCGCTTCCCCCCTTCTTCCTCGTCACGACGGGTCGGCCATGGTGGTGGGCGGCCCCACCACCGTCATCGACCTCGGTGGACTGCGCATCGTGTCCGACCCGACCTTCGACGCCCCGGGTTCGTACGGCTACCTGACCAAGACCGAGGGGCCCGCGGTCGCCGAGGACCGGCTCGCGGACGTGGACCTGGTCCTGGTCAGCCACGACAACCACGCGGACAACCTCGACGACCGCGGCCGCGCCTTCGCCCTCGCCGCCCCCCTGCTGCTCACCACGACCGGCGGCGCCGAGCGTCTCGGCCACCCTGCGAAGGGCCTGGCCACCTGGCACACCCACACGCTCCAGCGCCCGGACGGCGGCGAGCTGACCGTTACCGCCGTGCCCGCCGTGCACGGCCCGGAAGACGGTGAGCGGGACGTGGACGGCAACGTCAACTGCCAGGTCATCGGCTTCGTGCTGAGCGGGGACGACGTACCTACCGTCTACATCAGCGGCGACAACGCCTCGCTGGGCACCGTCGCCGAGATCGCCCGGCGCATCGCCGGCATCGACGTGGCCGTTCTGCACGCCGGTGCCGCCCGCGTCCGGGGCAAGTTCCGCGAACGGCCCGTCAGCCTGGACAGCGTCCGGGCCGCCGCTGCCGCCGCCGTTCTCGGCGCTCCTGTCACCATCGCCGCCCACTACACGGGCTGGGCCCACTTCACCGAAGGCCGCGAATCCATCGAGCGGGCCTTCGACGACGCCGGCCTCGCATTCACCCTGGCGATCGCCGACCTCGGCACTTGGCTCCCCCTCAGGCCCTGA
- a CDS encoding tautomerase family protein, whose translation MPLVRIDLVRGRSTEAVKAIAEAVQRSLVDVLKVPERDRFQIVTQHEPDEIVALDAGLGFQRTSGTVIVHIFTQRGRGTEDKQRLYQALASRLAEAGVDGTDLFISYFENGPDDWSFADGRAQYVQGDLPVPGS comes from the coding sequence ATGCCTCTCGTACGCATCGATCTCGTCCGCGGCCGCAGCACCGAGGCCGTCAAGGCCATCGCCGAGGCCGTCCAGCGGTCCCTCGTCGATGTCCTGAAAGTGCCCGAGCGCGACCGCTTCCAGATCGTCACCCAGCACGAGCCGGACGAGATCGTCGCCCTCGATGCGGGACTCGGGTTCCAGCGCACCTCCGGCACGGTGATCGTCCACATCTTCACCCAGCGCGGTCGCGGCACCGAGGACAAACAGCGGCTGTACCAGGCGCTCGCCTCCCGGCTCGCCGAAGCCGGCGTCGACGGGACGGATCTGTTCATCAGCTACTTCGAGAACGGCCCGGACGACTGGTCGTTCGCCGACGGCCGCGCCCAGTACGTCCAGGGCGACCTTCCCGTGCCCGGAAGCTGA